A genomic window from Silene latifolia isolate original U9 population chromosome Y, ASM4854445v1, whole genome shotgun sequence includes:
- the LOC141634266 gene encoding uncharacterized protein LOC141634266 — MSQPQQKGKEVASSTRICSRWTIEEDRALVSAMQDLLDLGGWKDDNGQFKNGAYAKIETFMEQKLPGSGKKAKPHIESRVKTLRKHYDAIVEMLSPQASGFGWNDEHKFVTCDLLVWETWVKSHKNAAGLRNKPFPLFDELGKIYGKDRAIGREGDSIQDALGDMDGDERGEEEEEEQVVTPDTQGVPSASQNSQAEPSLSKVTSSSKTKRARTETIEALRQFSTTLDKMSDVMEVAGEHMGKLANCFKHESESAERRMQVTSEIMKMEGLTRAEVLFASKQIATNPLDVDFFLTFRRFQIYLCARFVNPHQTN, encoded by the exons ATGTCTCAACCCCAGCAAAAAGGTAAGGAAGTTGCATCTTCTACTAGAATTTGCTCAAGATGGACAATTGAAGAGGATCGTGCCCTTGTAAGTGCAATGCAAGATCTTCTTGATCTCGGTGGATGGAAAGATGACAACGGCCAATTCAAAAACGGTGCTTATGCTAAAATTGAAACTTTTATGGAACAAAAATTACCTGGATCTGGGAAGAAAGCCAAACCTCACATTGAATCTAGAGTGAAGACTCTAAGGAAGCATTATGATGCAATTGTGGAAATGTTAAGTCCACAAGCAAGTGGTTTCGGATGGAATGATGAACATAAATTTGTTACATGTGATCTGTTAGTTTGGGAAACTTGGGTAAAG aGTCATAAAAATGCGGCGGGATTAAGAAACAAGCCATTTCCGCTATTTGACGAGTTAGgaaaaatatatggaaaagataGGGCTATTGGAAGAGAGGGTGATAGTATACAAGATGCATTAGGAGACATGGATGGTGATGAAagaggtgaagaagaagaagaggaacaaGTTGTTACACCTGACACACAGGGAGTACCTTCTGCTTCCCAAAATAGTCAAGCTGAGCCTTCGCTGTCAAAAGTGACCTCAAGTAGCAAGACCAAGCGGGCTAGAACAGAGACAATCGAAGCATTGAGACAATTTTCCACCACACTAGATAAAATGAGTGATGTGATGGAAGTTGCTGGAGAACACATGGGAAAGTTGGCTAATTGTTTCAAGCATGAGTCTGAGTCTGCTGAGCGAAGAATGCAAGTAACTTCAGAGATAATGAAGATGGAAGGGTTAACGCGTGCTGAAGTTCTTTTTGCGTCCAAACAAATAGCTACAAACCCTCTTGACGTTGATTTTTTCTTGACCTTCCGAAGATTTCAAATATACTTATGTGCAAGGTTTGTTAATCCCCACCAAACAAATTGA